One window from the genome of Rhodopseudomonas sp. P2A-2r encodes:
- the mfd gene encoding transcription-repair coupling factor — MKAPTVSPAAQLAPGRALTFANVAEGAEGLIVSDLARAVAARPKPPAVSLAVICRDGPRMQNLARALEFFAPDLPVLQFPAWDCQPYDRVSPHGGVLAQRLTTLARLSRLKGSEKPLIVLTTVNAAVQRVPAREVIAAQALSVAPGHIVPMDSIVSWLEHNGYNRSGTVREPGEYAVRGGILDLFPAGLEQPVRFDFFGDTLESIRTFDSETQRTHLDMRALDLVPISEFQLVTETIKRFRMGYVAQFGAPERDDQLYETVSEGRRYPGMEHWLPLFQDRMDTFFDYLDGAPVMLQPQSEDAASERFKQINDYYEARREALEHRGGGALYKPLPPDRLYLADAEWSKRLETASLARLTPFALPDGKDMVDAGARQGRNFAPERTDGKINVFEVVVAHVQALQAQRKKVIVALWSEGSRDRMASMLKDHKLLNVTSVNSWRTVQATPRNETMLAVVGMESGFETDQVAIISEQDILGDRLVRPRKASRKLDNFISEVTSLAAGDIVVHVEHGIGRFVGLQTLQVGGAPHDCLELRYANETKLFLPVENIELLSRYGTDTANVELDKLGGSGWQARKAKLKNRIQEIAGELIKIAAERHLREAPKTSVQPQLYDEFCARFPYEETEDQQNAINATLGDLESGRPMDRLICGDVGFGKTEVALRATFAVALEGKQVAVVVPTTLLARQHAKNFTERFKGFPVNVAQASRLVTTKDMNQVKKGLAEGNIDIVVGTHALLGKSIKFKDLGLVVVDEEQHFGVTHKERLKQMRADVHVLTLSATPIPRTLQLALSGVRDLSIIASPPVDRLAVRTFVAPHDPLMIREALLRERYRGGQAFYVVPRIDDLAEVKDFLDKHVPEMKVAVAHGQMAPTVIEDIMSAFYDGKYDILLSTTIVESGLDIPTANTLIIHRADMFGLAQLYQLRGRVGRSKLRAYALFTLPAQAKITAHAERRLKVLQSLETLGAGFQLASHDLDIRGAGNLLGQEQSGHIKEVGFELYQSMLEEAILNLKAGLSEPVADRWSPTITVGMPVLIPDDFVADLAVRLSLYRRLADLETDAEIESFAAELRDRFGVLPDEVRYLFKIAAIKAYCRRANVEKVDAGPKGAVITFRDNKFAQPDRLVFFIRSYGQAAKVRPDMKVVFLQDWETPEERLEGATEILRALANLAEKKKAA; from the coding sequence ATGAAGGCGCCGACCGTTTCGCCTGCGGCGCAGCTTGCGCCCGGGCGTGCTCTGACGTTCGCCAATGTCGCCGAGGGCGCCGAGGGGCTGATCGTCAGCGATCTCGCCCGCGCGGTTGCCGCGCGGCCGAAACCGCCGGCGGTCAGTCTGGCGGTGATCTGTCGCGACGGGCCGCGCATGCAGAACCTGGCACGGGCGCTGGAATTCTTCGCACCCGATCTTCCGGTGCTGCAGTTTCCGGCCTGGGACTGCCAGCCCTACGACCGCGTGTCGCCCCATGGCGGCGTCCTGGCGCAACGCCTGACAACGCTGGCGCGCCTGTCCCGCCTCAAGGGCAGCGAAAAGCCACTGATCGTGCTCACCACGGTCAACGCGGCGGTGCAGCGGGTGCCGGCCCGCGAGGTCATTGCGGCGCAGGCGCTGTCGGTGGCACCCGGCCATATCGTGCCGATGGATTCGATTGTCAGCTGGCTGGAGCACAACGGCTATAACCGCTCCGGCACCGTGCGCGAGCCCGGCGAATACGCCGTCCGCGGCGGCATCCTCGATCTGTTTCCCGCCGGCCTCGAGCAGCCGGTCCGTTTCGACTTCTTCGGCGACACGCTGGAGTCGATCCGCACCTTCGACTCCGAGACCCAGCGCACCCATCTCGACATGCGCGCCCTCGATCTGGTGCCGATTTCCGAATTCCAGCTGGTCACCGAAACCATCAAGCGGTTTCGCATGGGCTATGTCGCGCAGTTCGGCGCACCCGAGCGCGACGACCAGCTCTACGAGACCGTCAGCGAAGGCCGCCGCTATCCCGGCATGGAGCACTGGCTGCCGCTGTTCCAGGACCGCATGGACACGTTCTTCGATTACCTCGACGGCGCACCGGTGATGCTGCAGCCGCAGAGCGAGGACGCGGCCTCCGAGCGCTTCAAGCAGATCAACGATTACTACGAGGCGCGGCGCGAGGCGCTGGAGCATCGCGGCGGCGGCGCATTGTACAAGCCGCTGCCGCCGGACCGGCTGTATCTCGCCGACGCCGAGTGGTCCAAGCGGCTGGAGACGGCGTCGCTGGCGCGGCTGACGCCGTTCGCACTGCCCGATGGCAAGGACATGGTGGATGCCGGCGCCCGCCAGGGTCGCAACTTCGCGCCCGAGCGCACCGACGGCAAGATCAACGTGTTCGAGGTGGTGGTCGCCCACGTCCAGGCGCTGCAGGCGCAGCGCAAGAAGGTGATCGTGGCGCTGTGGAGCGAAGGCTCGCGCGACCGCATGGCGAGCATGCTGAAGGACCACAAGCTGCTCAACGTCACGTCGGTTAATTCCTGGCGCACCGTGCAGGCGACGCCGCGCAACGAAACCATGCTGGCCGTGGTCGGCATGGAATCCGGCTTCGAGACCGACCAGGTCGCCATCATCAGCGAGCAGGACATCCTCGGCGATCGTCTCGTTCGCCCGCGCAAGGCCAGCCGCAAGCTCGACAACTTCATTTCCGAAGTCACCAGCCTCGCGGCTGGCGATATCGTGGTCCATGTCGAGCACGGCATCGGCCGTTTCGTCGGTCTGCAGACCCTGCAGGTCGGCGGCGCGCCGCATGATTGTCTCGAATTGCGCTACGCCAACGAAACAAAACTGTTTCTGCCGGTGGAGAATATTGAGCTTCTGTCGCGCTACGGCACCGACACCGCCAATGTCGAGCTCGACAAGCTCGGCGGTTCCGGCTGGCAGGCCCGCAAGGCCAAGCTGAAGAACCGCATCCAGGAAATCGCGGGCGAGCTGATCAAGATCGCCGCCGAACGACACCTGCGCGAGGCGCCGAAGACCTCGGTGCAGCCGCAGCTCTACGACGAATTCTGCGCGCGCTTCCCCTATGAGGAGACCGAGGACCAGCAGAACGCCATCAATGCCACCCTGGGCGATCTCGAAAGCGGCCGACCCATGGACCGGCTGATCTGCGGCGACGTCGGCTTCGGCAAGACCGAGGTGGCGCTGCGCGCGACCTTCGCGGTGGCGCTGGAGGGCAAGCAGGTGGCCGTCGTGGTGCCGACCACGCTGCTGGCGCGCCAGCATGCCAAGAATTTCACCGAGCGCTTCAAGGGCTTTCCGGTGAACGTGGCGCAGGCCTCGCGGCTGGTCACCACCAAGGACATGAACCAGGTCAAGAAGGGGTTGGCTGAAGGCAATATCGACATTGTCGTCGGCACCCATGCGTTGCTCGGCAAGTCGATCAAGTTCAAGGATCTCGGGCTCGTGGTCGTGGACGAAGAGCAACACTTCGGCGTCACTCACAAGGAGCGCCTGAAGCAGATGCGTGCCGACGTCCATGTGCTGACGCTGTCGGCGACGCCGATCCCGCGCACCCTGCAACTAGCCTTGAGCGGCGTCCGCGATCTCTCGATCATCGCGTCACCGCCGGTCGATCGCCTTGCTGTACGCACCTTCGTGGCGCCGCATGATCCGCTGATGATCCGCGAGGCGCTGCTGCGCGAGCGCTACCGTGGCGGCCAGGCCTTCTACGTGGTGCCGCGCATCGATGACCTCGCCGAGGTCAAGGACTTCCTCGACAAGCATGTGCCTGAGATGAAGGTGGCGGTGGCCCATGGCCAGATGGCGCCGACGGTGATCGAAGACATCATGTCGGCGTTCTACGACGGCAAGTACGACATCCTGCTGTCTACCACCATCGTCGAGTCCGGCCTCGATATTCCCACCGCCAATACGCTGATCATCCATCGCGCCGACATGTTCGGTCTGGCGCAGTTGTATCAGCTGCGCGGCCGGGTCGGCCGCTCCAAGCTGCGCGCCTATGCGCTGTTTACACTGCCGGCGCAGGCCAAGATCACCGCGCATGCGGAGCGTCGCCTCAAGGTGCTGCAGTCGCTGGAGACGCTGGGCGCCGGCTTCCAGCTCGCCTCGCACGATCTCGACATCCGCGGCGCCGGCAATCTGCTGGGCCAGGAGCAGTCCGGTCATATCAAGGAAGTTGGCTTCGAACTGTACCAGTCGATGCTGGAGGAGGCGATCCTCAACCTCAAGGCCGGCCTGTCCGAGCCTGTGGCCGACCGGTGGTCGCCGACCATCACCGTGGGCATGCCGGTGTTGATCCCCGACGATTTCGTCGCCGATCTCGCTGTGCGGCTGTCGCTGTACCGAAGGCTTGCGGATCTCGAAACCGACGCGGAGATCGAGAGCTTCGCGGCCGAGCTGCGCGACCGTTTCGGCGTGCTGCCTGACGAGGTGCGCTATCTGTTCAAGATCGCCGCCATCAAGGCCTATTGCCGTCGCGCCAACGTGGAGAAGGTGGATGCCGGCCCGAAGGGCGCGGTCATCACCTTCCGCGACAACAAGTTCGCGCAGCCGGATCGTCTGGTGTTCTTCATCCGCTCCTACGGCCAGGCCGCCAAGGTGCGTCCGGACATGAAGGTGGTGTTCCTGCAGGACTGGGAGACGCCGGAAGAACGCCTCGAAGGCGCCACCGAAATCCTGCGCGCGCTGGCCAATCTGGCGGAGAAGAAAAAGGCGGCGTGA
- a CDS encoding succinate dehydrogenase assembly factor 2: MTGTTRSSNGLDERRKRLLFRCWHRGTREMDLILGRFADAEIAGLADLEVTQLEALVGLEDPDLYPAFVGDIELPPEFRTPLFERIKTFRNLDYTL; this comes from the coding sequence ATGACGGGAACGACACGATCGAGCAACGGGCTGGATGAACGCCGCAAGCGGCTGCTGTTCCGCTGCTGGCACCGCGGTACCCGCGAGATGGACCTGATCCTCGGCCGTTTTGCCGATGCGGAGATTGCCGGTCTGGCCGACCTTGAAGTCACGCAGCTCGAGGCTCTCGTGGGCCTGGAGGACCCGGACCTGTATCCGGCGTTTGTCGGCGACATCGAACTGCCGCCGGAGTTTCGCACGCCGCTGTTCGAACGCATCAAGACTTTCCGCAATCTGGACTACACCCTATGA
- the recG gene encoding ATP-dependent DNA helicase RecG: MRPALLNPLFAPVTTMPGIGPKLDKLLRFLLGRDETPRIADLLLHLPVSVIDRRQRPTICDAVPGTMVTLEVTVDRHRPAPAGRSRAPHLVYVSDDTGTAILAYFKAYPGQVEKLLPVGEKRYVSGTGQLFDGMLQIVHPDRVIDEEGFAKLSGIDPVYPLTQGLAIGALRRAVGLALTRLPELPEWISPDVMRRCSFPPIAEALQRVHVPLELTDILPEGPFWSRLAFDELLAGQLALALVRAQLRRPAGDRNAGDGHLRHKIIDALPYSLTKSQQEATAAIAADLNQPVRMLRLLQGDVGSGKTVVALLAAAAVAEVGKQTALMAPTEILARQHIKTIAPLAERAGLRVAILTGREKGRERKDILARLAAGEIDMLVGTHALIQDDVIYQSLALAVVDEQHRFGVRERLTLTNKGDAVDVLVLSATPIPRTLVLTYFGDMDISELREKPAGRQPIETRTMSSLRLQEVIDGVGRQVAAGKLVYWIVPLVEESEMDGPKLTNAEERFESLQQRFGEKVGLVHGRMRGTEKDAAMARFSEAETQILVATTVVEVGVDVPAATIMVIENAERFGLAQLHQLRGRIGRGSEASNCLLLYREPLGEIASKRLKVIKETTDGFRIAEEDLKLRGEGDVLGTRQSGLPGFRIARSEVHAQLVTQARDEAMRILQDNPKLTGERGEALRCLLYLYERDEALPLIGAG, encoded by the coding sequence ATGCGCCCTGCACTGCTCAATCCGCTGTTTGCGCCGGTCACCACAATGCCCGGCATCGGACCGAAGCTGGACAAGCTGCTGCGGTTCCTGCTCGGCCGCGACGAGACCCCGCGGATCGCCGACCTGCTGCTGCACCTGCCGGTCAGCGTCATCGACCGCCGCCAGCGGCCGACCATCTGCGATGCGGTTCCCGGTACCATGGTGACGCTGGAGGTCACGGTCGACCGCCATCGCCCTGCCCCCGCCGGCCGCTCCCGCGCGCCGCATCTGGTCTATGTCAGCGACGACACCGGCACGGCGATCCTGGCCTATTTCAAGGCCTATCCCGGTCAGGTCGAGAAGCTGCTGCCGGTCGGCGAGAAGCGCTACGTCTCCGGCACCGGGCAGTTGTTCGACGGCATGCTGCAGATCGTTCATCCCGACCGCGTCATCGACGAGGAAGGCTTTGCCAAGCTCAGCGGCATCGACCCGGTCTATCCGCTGACCCAGGGCCTCGCCATCGGCGCCCTGCGCCGTGCCGTTGGCCTCGCGCTGACGCGGCTGCCGGAACTGCCGGAATGGATCAGCCCGGACGTGATGCGCCGCTGCTCGTTCCCGCCGATCGCCGAGGCCCTGCAGCGCGTCCACGTGCCGCTCGAACTGACCGACATCCTGCCCGAAGGCCCGTTCTGGTCGCGGCTGGCCTTCGACGAGTTGCTGGCCGGGCAACTGGCGCTGGCGCTGGTGCGCGCGCAACTGCGTCGGCCGGCCGGCGACCGCAACGCCGGCGACGGGCATTTGCGCCACAAGATCATCGACGCGCTGCCGTACTCCCTGACCAAGTCGCAGCAGGAGGCCACCGCTGCCATCGCCGCCGATCTCAATCAGCCGGTCCGCATGCTCCGGCTGCTGCAGGGCGATGTCGGCTCCGGCAAGACCGTGGTGGCACTGCTGGCCGCCGCCGCCGTCGCCGAGGTCGGCAAGCAGACCGCGCTGATGGCACCGACGGAAATCCTGGCGCGCCAGCACATCAAGACCATCGCGCCCCTGGCCGAACGCGCCGGCCTGCGCGTCGCGATCCTGACCGGACGCGAGAAGGGCCGCGAGCGCAAGGACATCCTGGCGCGCCTCGCGGCCGGCGAGATCGACATGCTGGTCGGCACCCACGCCTTGATCCAGGACGACGTGATCTACCAGTCGCTGGCGCTGGCGGTGGTCGACGAGCAGCATCGCTTCGGCGTGCGGGAGCGATTGACCCTGACCAACAAGGGCGATGCCGTCGACGTGCTGGTGCTGTCGGCGACGCCGATCCCGCGGACCCTGGTGCTGACCTACTTCGGCGACATGGACATCTCGGAGCTGCGTGAGAAACCGGCCGGACGCCAACCGATCGAGACCCGGACCATGTCGAGCCTCCGTCTGCAGGAGGTCATCGACGGCGTCGGCCGTCAGGTCGCCGCCGGCAAGCTGGTGTACTGGATCGTGCCGCTGGTGGAAGAGTCCGAGATGGACGGCCCGAAGCTGACCAATGCCGAGGAGCGTTTCGAAAGCCTGCAGCAACGCTTCGGCGAAAAAGTGGGGCTGGTGCACGGAAGGATGCGCGGCACCGAGAAGGATGCGGCCATGGCGCGCTTCAGTGAAGCGGAAACCCAGATCCTGGTCGCCACCACCGTGGTAGAGGTCGGCGTCGACGTGCCCGCCGCCACCATCATGGTCATCGAGAATGCCGAGCGCTTCGGCCTCGCCCAACTGCACCAGCTGCGCGGCCGCATCGGCCGCGGCTCGGAAGCCTCGAACTGCCTGCTGCTATATCGCGAGCCACTCGGCGAGATCGCGTCTAAGCGCCTCAAGGTGATCAAGGAAACCACCGACGGGTTCCGCATTGCCGAGGAAGACCTGAAACTGCGCGGCGAAGGCGACGTGCTCGGCACCAGACAAAGCGGCCTGCCCGGTTTCCGCATCGCCCGCTCCGAGGTCCACGCCCAGTTGGTGACGCAAGCCCGCGACGAGGCGATGCGGATCCTGCAGGACAATCCGAAACTGACCGGCGAACGCGGCGAAGCGCTGCGCTGCCTGCTGTATCTCTATGAGCGCGACGAGGCACTGCCGCTGATCGGCGCGGGGTAG
- a CDS encoding DUF502 domain-containing protein: MDRTNMSSTTPSGDLPPEAPRGFMARIRNYFLTGLIVAGPIAITFYLTWWFVTWVDALVRPLVPEAYRPEQYLPYGIPGSGLIVAFVALTLLGFLTANLIGRTLVDLGERLLGRMPVVRAIYRGLKQVFETLFSGSGSSFRKVGLVEFPSPGMWSIVLISQPPSVEINNSLPGQEEHISVFLPCAPNPTTGFFFYVPKSKIIDIDMSAEDAATLIMSAGVVQPGSDPQKKIAALAETANAARIANEAAIRPEPAKVD; encoded by the coding sequence ATGGACCGCACCAATATGTCATCGACAACGCCGTCCGGTGACCTTCCGCCGGAGGCGCCGCGCGGATTCATGGCCCGGATCCGCAATTACTTTCTCACCGGCCTCATCGTTGCCGGCCCCATCGCCATCACCTTCTACCTGACCTGGTGGTTCGTCACCTGGGTCGACGCGTTGGTCCGGCCGCTGGTGCCGGAGGCCTATCGGCCCGAGCAGTATCTGCCCTATGGCATTCCGGGCTCCGGCCTGATCGTCGCCTTCGTGGCGCTGACCCTTCTCGGCTTCCTTACCGCCAACCTGATCGGGCGCACCCTGGTCGATCTCGGCGAACGGCTGCTCGGCCGGATGCCGGTGGTCCGCGCGATCTATCGCGGGTTGAAGCAGGTGTTCGAGACGCTGTTCTCGGGCTCGGGCTCGAGCTTCCGCAAGGTCGGGCTGGTCGAATTCCCGTCGCCCGGCATGTGGTCGATCGTGCTGATCTCGCAGCCGCCGAGCGTGGAGATCAACAACAGTCTGCCGGGGCAGGAGGAGCACATCTCGGTGTTCCTGCCCTGCGCGCCGAACCCGACCACCGGCTTCTTCTTCTACGTGCCGAAGAGCAAGATCATCGACATCGACATGTCCGCCGAGGACGCCGCAACGCTGATCATGTCCGCCGGCGTGGTGCAGCCCGGTTCCGATCCGCAGAAGAAGATCGCGGCGCTGGCCGAGACCGCCAATGCCGCACGCATCGCCAACGAGGCGGCGATCAGGCCGGAGCCGGCGAAGGTGGATTGA